The genomic DNA TTTTTCAAGCCCCGCGATGAtagtgaagaaaaagatgattcCTGGATGATGAGTATTGATTATGGGGAGTTAAACAAGGTGACTGTACCAGATAAATACCCCATTCCAGTAGTGGAGGACCTCTTGGATTTGCATGGAGCCACAATAACAAGGGAGTGAGGGGATTTTTGGGGTTGACTGGCTATTATAGAAAATTTATTATGGGTTATGGGAAAATAGCTAAACCATTGAAGGCTTTCATTGGGATCCTGAAGCTCTCAAAACCTTTAAAGATCTTGAGAAGGTAATGAAATCCCCTGTACTTACACTTCCGGATTTTTCTAAACCATTTTGAGATTGCTGTGATGCTTCGAGAAGAGGTATGGGAGCTGTTTTGATGCAAAACAAAAGGCCTATTTCGTATTTCAGCAAGGTGTTGTCAGGaaagaatttgaacaaatccaCCTATGAGAAGGAATTGATGACTTTGGTGATGGCGGTACACCTCTAGCAACCTACCTCTTGGGTAaaacttttgttgtttattcAGACCAAAAAAGCCTTAGCACTTTATGCAACAAGGATAACCACGGCAGAATAACGAACAGAATTGGGAAGCTAAACTTTTGGGCTATCACTTCAATGTCATTTACAAGCCAGGGCTAGAAAACAAAGCAGAGAATTCACTGTCCAGAATGTTTGAAAAAGAAGAATTGACGACAAGGTAGTTTGCTTCCCTTAGCCTTGAGGACAAGGTAGTTTCTGCAGAGGGAGCGATGATAGAGCACCTGTTGGGGAAAGGTCGTGAGCATAGGTCAGAATTCAATAGGGCTGCCATATGGAGAGTATATTCAACGAAAAAGAAAATGGACCCAGCGAGAGAGAAGGAAATGGTTAGAGAGTACCACACGATTCAATGATAATCGGGGGAACAGTTAAGGGATTATTTTAGCAGTTTGGGAAAGAAGGGGAGGTTGTTGAATTTTCTTGGTCTGGTGGTTTACTAATTTCTTGTACTGATCACTATTTTCAGTTATAATATGTATTACAATGTCTGTCCATCCAATTCACACTTTTATTTACTATAATTGTTCTACGGTTTCTATTGGTGGATGGGAACATAGCAGCCACATACATCGACAATTAATTCGTCTTCCACCATACCAACATAGGTAACATTCACATTTTTCAGAGTTACAGCAGGAATGTGGTGATCACAAACAAACATGAATGTGTTTAGAAATGAAGATACAAATTAAGTAAGGTGAGTGTTTTATTGTCATAAATTATAATCATACATAGTGGAGGATGGTATCAAGGTTAAGATTACAACCTCTGTGATAGTGCTTTTGTGGCAGCAAATGTCGCATCAGAAGTGTCGGCACCTCGCACAATCTCAATCAATTTCATCACTGGAGGAGGATTCATAAAATGCATTCCTATCACCTAACAGATAAGGCACCAAACAACACAATACAATTTTAATCTATCAAATGGAAAACAATAGGCCAAAAATCGCTAAACCAAAAGTGGAACTCATGTGATTATGACTTGGCTGATTCTAGAAGCAAGCATGGCTTATAATTGGAATTAATGAAAGAGAAATGTtagcaacacacattttaacacgcacttttcaacacactctctttgattagttaaaattcacatgattTGGGACCCATAAAATTTATATGGGACCCACATGATTTGGTGGGATCCATGTGAattttttaaccaatcaaagagagtgttgaaaaatgTGTGTTAAGTTCCTCTGAATGGAAAAATGTAGGACCCGTTTACAATTTATGTTTACGGCCAATTCTATGGTGCAAAAGTGAGACAGTTTTCAACATTGGATCAATACATCTCACGGTTAAATGAACTTAAACgaatcctcgtgagcttaagctcagttggtatggacgacaatgcataatatatgcaagacctgagttcgaaccccggtcaccaaaaaaaaatacttaaacgAAATATTATGCGACTTTTTGATCCAACAGTGGAAAAGACAATTATGCAAGACTATTTCACATGTCATGTtagaacaaaatagaaaaagaagaaggaaccTGTTGAGGCCTTGTGGTAGAAGAAGCTAAACGAGTGATAGAGATGGAACTAGTATTAGAAGCCAAAATAGCAGAAGACTTAGCAATCTTATCTAATTGAACAAACAAAGATTTCTTAACCTCTTCAGATTCAACAATAGCTTCAATAATAAAATCAGCAACAGAGAGGTCATTTAAATTAGTTGTAAAACGCAGTCGTTTGAGAGCATCGGAAGCTGTAGATTGAGAGAGTTGGGATTTGGAAACAAGACGGTTGATGGAAGAAGAAATGGAAGAGGAGGCAGTTGAAAGAACTTGAGGGTTGACATCTAGAAGGCAGACGTCGATGCCATGCATGGCGGTCAGTTGGGCTATTCCTGATCCCATCTGCCCACCGCCTATCACGCCGATCATCTTCACATCCGCCATTGCTATTTTTCTCACTGTTATTATGAGTCCGTTAattcatcaattttattttggtttaaatatatttttcgttGTTGATCTGTTATCAAAAAGTTGTTtaccaaaaaatcaaatcaaatgttTTATTGTCAATTCGACGATTAATTGCGTAATGATATGTTTTGAACTATTAAGTTGTTAAGTTGGCAtgaacaatacataaaatatatataaagtttgGAGTTTGAATTCCGGCTACTACCAAAAAGAATTTGTGTATGTTACGTTTCTTATTACAAATCATAattgtttgtataatttattgtttttaatacaTGAATGAATTATCATCTTATTTTTGTTTACCAAAAGGTTGTCTTTTTCTGtttgagaaaaataattcatcatatcaaaaaaaaaaaaaaaaaatctttccaTACGACATATATCATTCGGTCATTATTATAtaaaccatatacatcatttattgaataaacctaaaaaataattttttgtttataataataactTGAGGTGTACTTCTTTATCATTTTGTTGCCAAAATAATTAAGTTAATGGAATTAAATCTGTTACGATTTATTGGAACTaaaatgaaagtttttttttttttttttttttttgtcttagatgaaATGGTAATCCattgaaaataaactcacacacaactgtgagatCTTGGATCACAACGTCCGGCCTTACAATTTCGgtatttgccagttgagctaagaCTTTTAGACGGAACTAAAATGAAAGTTTTTGTAAGACTCAAATGCATTTAAAGTTCATATTAgagaatttttaaataattttgtatatatgttAGTAATTCTTTTAGGTGTTTTAATTAAACTCAGGCACGAGTCAAAAGAATAGTTATGTggatttacaaaaagaaaaaaaaaagttgttccaCTTATCGATTCTAATTGTCTTCGGTATGAATTCTTTTGATTACATACAACTAGTTGGCTTGGGATTCCAATTTGTCATCATTTTGCTGGACTTAATTGGAAATTTATTGCATCTTGATTTCAACATGCAATCTATAACAAAAAGGGGGGCACTCACCGAATTATTGATTTGGTGAATCATTTAAGGTGGTGGAGTTCAATTCGGTGACCTAAGGATTCTACCCTTAGGTCCTGCCATTTGCTTGTCCTTGGTCTTGTGTGGCGGACTCTTCACGCCATCTTCCTCCTCTTGCTTCAGCCCTCACGGGCTCCTCGAAGATTGACAACAACAAATTACTGCTACCTTCAATTAAGGAAGACTCGTTGAGTATCAAAATTACACAGGGGACGTATGTACGGGGTCTCTAAGCCTGCAAGAAAAACCTTCATGGACGTTTGGTGTTGAACAAAGGGGACAAGCCATACACAACAAAGGATTTGGTTAAGAAAATTTCCGAGTTATGGAACATGACtagaaaatggaaaattatCTCTCTTGGACATgggttttatgatttttagttttcaagTTATGAAGATTTACATTTGGTCTAGGCTAAGGGCATAATTAATTTGAAACAGGGTTTGCTTCGTTTATCACAATGGAAAGAGGATTTTAATCATAACACACACCACCTAACTAATTCTATGATTTGGATACATTTAATTGACTTACAACATGAATATTGGCAAGATCAAATGCTCTTTGAGATAGCTAGTGTAGTTGGTACACCATCAACTCTGGATGGTCCTACTCAAAACATGATCTTTGGACATTATGCACGGATTCTAGTGGATATGGATTtgtcaaaatgtttttttgatgAAATCCTTGTTGAGAGGTGATGACAAGCCATCTTGCGTtatatttaacatatttttcaatcatttttatttggttttgatcTATAATAGAGGAGTTTTAGAACAATTGGTTATGGTTTTCGGaatattttgtaatgttttcatttCGAGTCATGTAATTCTAGTTTCCCTGAAACATAACAATTTTAGGGTGTTTTGATATAAGTCAAGAAGAAATCATGCCAATCAGCAAAGCAAAACATCTTGAAGACTTGTAAAGATCTTGGGAAGATCATGAATGAAGATTTAAGAGGTCACAAAAGACATTACAAAGGGAGGAATTTTGTTCTTAAGTCCCAATACATCTTATATGGAATAAAACACCCAAAGGACGAAGAAACGACGATTACGCGGGAGAAAACAACACCCATGCACCCAGGCATGGAAAATTGCACTCATGCGCCTGGGGCATGCTGAGTGCGGTGAAGATGAGAAAAACACaccgggggggggggggggggggggggtgaatTGTGTAGGATTTTTATGGTTTCTTTTTCTGAGTCTTAAGACTTGATCAGAATCTGAGATTGCACTTCCAAGGGATTTCACTATAGTCACACAAGATTACAAATTACTCAAGGACACTTCCAAGAGACTTCTCAATGTTCAAGCccaactgcaagagatttctATGCTTAAATACAACTGCCTAAGAGTTCCTGCTGAGGACACTACCAAAAGACTTCGTGCTCAAGTACAACTTCAAGAGATTTCCTTTTGCTCTGCTTAAGACTTTCCGTTGCTCATGGACAACTCGAAGAGACTTCCTAGATGCTCAAAGTTTCACCAAGAGACTTATATTCTAAAGCACGTATGCGAGAGACTTTCTAAAATGTTTGCACAACTGAAAACAAGTTAATTTGTTCGTACACTTGATTTAACAATGGTAGTGTAAACTAAACAAATGAACAAACTCCTAAGtatttctaagatataaactTCAAAGCTAAAATCCTAAGGGGGCGTTTGTTTCACGGATGCAAAAATTATTCCCTGGAATAACTTTCCCAGGAATATATTCCTTGGAATtatattcctaggaatattttaaaaaagtgtttggttACCAATTTGAATTCCTTGGAACTTTCTTTCTAAATTCCTGGGAATactaaaaatatgtttggttaaaaTGTATAATCCCAGaaataaatgtcaaaattattaaaatacccTTTTACATTCAAtagatgaaaaataatatttttcatgttattttcAATCAAGCAAAGTAAATTATGTGAGTCAACAAAGGTATTGGTCAGGATATATACTTGTTTTTTAATACATAACAAGAGTACCTTGTTTCTatctaagaaaaaatttaattagtcAGGGTAAATTTTATCTTAGGACTTAGGACTATAATAATACATAACAAGAAACAATGTAATTGCAatctaagaaaacaaaaacagcaAGCCACATGACTTTTCAATTCTATGAGGCAACAATATGGTGTCTACTTCTATCTCAAAGACATTAAAATTCCAtcacagaaagaaaaaaacgcAGAGTAGCATTTACTTCTAACACCTAATAGCAAGTAACCCAGAAAATCGAAAGACAACACAACAAGAAGTAGTATAATATATCACAGAAATGCTTCAGCAGGACCGATCCCAAACCAAAACTGCAATATATACCATCACAATAACTTGGACACATGTAAACTACattcaatttataaaattattatcggtgtcgaATTTCCGGTAAAAGTGTGCCCGGTGTGTTTGATTCATAAATGATAATGGAACACAtaagaacacaaaaaaaaacatcaaatctggaaaaatggtTACCTTCCAAAGTAGAGCAAATTCCAAAACCAAATTGGGGAGATATAGATGAAACGCTGGTCCTTCTAGGacaaaaacctttaaaaaaaagaagaagaataaatatagagaaattaaaaaaaaaacgcaaaaaacaaaacaaaacataagacACAAACCTGGATGGATCTGGATCCAGATTAGTGAAAAGAGATAGCAAAGAggggtttatatatatatatatgagtttctATTA from Medicago truncatula cultivar Jemalong A17 chromosome 8, MtrunA17r5.0-ANR, whole genome shotgun sequence includes the following:
- the LOC11410682 gene encoding 3-hydroxybutyryl-CoA dehydrogenase, with amino-acid sequence MADVKMIGVIGGGQMGSGIAQLTAMHGIDVCLLDVNPQVLSTASSSISSSINRLVSKSQLSQSTASDALKRLRFTTNLNDLSVADFIIEAIVESEEVKKSLFVQLDKIAKSSAILASNTSSISITRLASSTTRPQQVIGMHFMNPPPVMKLIEIVRGADTSDATFAATKALSQRLGKTVITSQDYSGFIVNRILMPMINEAFYTLYTNVATKEDIDTGMKLGTNHPMGPLELADFIGLDVCLSIMKVLHAGLGDNKYSPCPLLVQYVDAGRLGRKRGIGVYDYSKEQKSSKSSSRL